The following coding sequences are from one Oscillospiraceae bacterium window:
- the mnmG gene encoding tRNA uridine-5-carboxymethylaminomethyl(34) synthesis enzyme MnmG, whose protein sequence is MVYDAGCADVIVIGAGHAGTEAALASARTGADTILFTLNLDDVCNMPCNPSIGGTGKGHLVREIDALGGEMGRAADAVCLQSRMLNISKGPAVHSLRHQSDRKRYHEYMKSVIEKAKGLRLIQAEIAEITRISDTPGEDKNEEGYFVTTHLGARYRCKAAVISTGTYLDSNIVVGDASYKAGPNGMRSAMLLTASLKNLGVSIRRFKTGTPARIHRDSIDFSKAEAQNGDIPPEPFSSDTDEDKFAEIKQYPCYTVYTNEFTHGIIRENIGRSPLYSGKIKSTGPRYCPSIEDKIMRFPDKTRHQLFLEPMGEDTAEIYVQGLSSSLPEDVQMRVLHSIEGLEHAQVMRNAYAIEYDCSDPTQLYPTLEFRELPGLFGAGQFNGTSGYEEAAAQGIIAGINASCLARGLEQIRLTRDSSYIGTLIDDLVTKGTEEPYRIMTSRCEYRLLLRQDNADRRLIEYGRAAGLVSNEKYEKKQKLFSEIDAEIARAECTFIPPSEELSRLLEEHGSTAVKTGIRLSELLRRPELDYEALTAVDTTRTQTSRSVLRRAGIEIKYAGYIKRERAEAEAFKKMETRLIPSEINYSQIKGLRLEATQKLAKFRPESLGRASRISGVSPADITVLIIYLSQHSHGNL, encoded by the coding sequence ATTGTTTACGACGCCGGATGCGCCGATGTTATTGTAATAGGAGCTGGCCACGCCGGAACCGAGGCGGCGCTTGCTTCCGCGCGTACAGGCGCCGATACAATATTATTCACTTTAAATCTCGATGATGTATGCAATATGCCGTGCAATCCCTCAATAGGAGGGACGGGCAAGGGTCATCTTGTCCGCGAAATAGACGCGCTCGGCGGCGAAATGGGAAGAGCGGCGGATGCCGTATGCTTACAGTCGCGTATGCTTAATATAAGCAAGGGGCCGGCAGTTCATTCACTTCGTCATCAGTCAGACAGAAAAAGATATCACGAATATATGAAATCAGTGATAGAGAAAGCAAAAGGACTCAGACTTATACAGGCCGAAATAGCCGAAATTACAAGAATATCAGATACTCCCGGTGAAGATAAAAACGAAGAAGGGTATTTCGTAACAACGCATCTCGGGGCAAGATACCGTTGCAAAGCGGCCGTAATCTCAACCGGAACTTATCTTGATTCAAATATAGTCGTCGGAGACGCGTCATACAAGGCCGGCCCGAACGGAATGCGATCCGCGATGCTTCTTACGGCATCTTTAAAAAATCTCGGCGTTTCGATCCGCCGATTTAAAACAGGCACACCTGCGAGGATCCACCGGGATTCGATAGATTTTTCAAAGGCTGAGGCGCAAAACGGCGATATTCCGCCGGAGCCGTTTTCATCTGATACCGACGAAGACAAATTTGCAGAGATAAAGCAATATCCTTGTTATACTGTTTATACAAACGAGTTTACACACGGCATAATTCGTGAAAATATAGGACGCAGTCCGCTGTATTCCGGAAAGATAAAAAGCACCGGTCCAAGATACTGCCCGAGCATAGAAGACAAAATAATGCGTTTTCCGGACAAAACGCGCCATCAGCTTTTTTTAGAGCCGATGGGAGAGGATACTGCCGAGATATATGTTCAGGGATTAAGCTCGTCTTTGCCGGAGGACGTTCAAATGCGTGTGCTTCATTCGATTGAAGGACTTGAGCATGCGCAGGTAATGAGAAATGCGTATGCGATCGAATACGACTGCAGCGATCCTACTCAGCTTTATCCGACGCTTGAATTCAGAGAGCTACCCGGGCTTTTCGGCGCGGGTCAGTTCAACGGAACGAGCGGATATGAAGAGGCGGCGGCGCAGGGGATTATTGCCGGCATAAACGCCTCATGTCTGGCACGAGGCCTCGAACAGATCCGTCTCACGAGAGATTCGTCATATATAGGCACGCTGATCGATGACCTTGTAACGAAGGGGACGGAAGAACCCTACAGAATAATGACTTCGCGCTGCGAATACCGTCTGCTTTTAAGGCAGGATAATGCCGACAGAAGACTTATCGAATACGGCCGCGCTGCCGGCCTTGTTTCAAATGAGAAATACGAAAAAAAGCAGAAGCTTTTTTCGGAAATAGACGCTGAAATAGCCCGCGCGGAATGTACTTTTATCCCACCCTCCGAAGAGCTATCGCGCTTATTGGAAGAACACGGCTCTACGGCTGTAAAAACTGGAATTCGGCTTTCGGAGTTGCTGCGCAGGCCTGAGCTTGATTATGAGGCGCTGACGGCTGTTGATACGACGCGCACGCAAACAAGCCGCAGTGTATTGCGCAGAGCCGGTATAGAAATAAAATACGCGGGGTATATAAAACGCGAACGCGCCGAAGCAGAGGCGTTTAAAAAAATGGAAACGCGCCTTATTCCCTCGGAGATAAATTATTCTCAGATTAAAGGCTTAAGGCTTGAAGCCACGCAGAAGCTCGCGAAATTCCGCCCGGAAAGCCTTGGCAGAGCGTCGAGAATATCCGGAGTCAGCCCGGCGGATATAACCGTGCTTATTATTTATCTGTCGCAGCACTCGCACGGAAATCTGTAA